A stretch of Geotrypetes seraphini chromosome 2, aGeoSer1.1, whole genome shotgun sequence DNA encodes these proteins:
- the LOC117354762 gene encoding gastrula zinc finger protein XlCGF57.1-like — translation MHRTELSPAPWTQDQAPDMAAEDCMQTWVTFEDVAVSFSLEEWQYLNEGQKDLYREVMKENVELLTSLSSLVAQLEQNRELFVKGQRGTLLSPSTGNIVGPGIGEKRLFEEQQCWNTSGKSNVDPLQHSCIDLRNPGQISNKEVNRKCRKKPRELREFKCPVCEKIFSENHLLKRHQKVHLNLRPFLCTECGKSFTQKTHLVNHQKIHTGDRPYSCTECGKRFIYKRHLVDHLRRHTGVPQEKPYACTECGKKFFYKHLLAEHQRIHTGERPYSCTECGKKFNYKRHLLSHQRLHTGEPRERPHACTECGKKFFHKHQLGKHQKIHTGVRPHSCTECGKKFYHKHQLVGHQRMHTGEKLFSCSYCGLKFNHKGNYQTHYRLHTGERPFSCTECGKSFNRKADLIIHDRMHRGEKPFSCSECGKNFYVNKDLRQHQKIHTSKKVFECPECKKPCTYKVNLGNNERALMEEKMFLCTECGKSYSGKKPGLKFHRRSHSGEKPVICSECGKTFLCRNSLMKHMLIHTGERPFKCGICGQTFIQKPNLDRHMRIHTGDGPYICTVCGGGFLKTYNLVRHQRIHESLKSMSDLSGDIDPADGRKKRRRRRKDPNGQVMKTIRKDHTYSRKYVERRPQPLLMPQLTLEGLQEEMSVPRDERLIMAGKDSGCTRWIVA, via the exons ATGCATCGGACTGAGCTGAGCCCTGCACCCTGGACCCAAGATCAAGCACCGGACATGGCTGCAGAAGACTGTATGCAG ACGTGGGTGACATTTGAGGACgtcgctgtctctttctccctaGAAGAGTGGCAGTATTTAAACGAAGGGCAGAAGGAtctttacagggaggtgatgaaggagaatgtGGAGCTGTTGACATCTCTCA GTTCACTGGTGGCCCAGCTGGAGCAAAATCGGGAGTTGTTTGTGAAGGGACAAAGAGGGACACTACTGAGCCCCTCAACAG GGAACATAGTCGGACCTGGGATAGGAGAAAAGAGGCTTTTTGAGGAGCAACAATGCTGGAATACAAGCGGAAAAAGCAACGTGGATCCTCTGCAGCATTCCTGTATAGATCTCAGAAATCCAGGACAGATCTCTAATAAAGAAGTGAACAGAAAGTGCCGGAAAAAGCCTAGGGAACTCCGGGAATTCAAGTGCCCCGTGTGTGAGAAAATATTCAGCGAGAATCATTTGCTAAAGCGGCACCAGAAGGTGCATTTGAACCTAAGACCCTTCCTGTGCACTGAGTGCGGCAAAAGTTTCACCCAAAAAACCCATCTGGTGAATCACCAGAAGATACACACTGGGGATAGGCCATACTCCTGTACTGAATGTGGGAAAAGGTTCATTTATAAGCGGCACTTAGTTGACCACCTAAGACGCCACACAGGGGTGCCCCAAGAAAAACCGTATGCTTGTACTGAATGTGGGAAAAAATTCTTTTACAAGCACCTATTGGCCGAGcatcagaggatccacacaggtgAGAGACCATACTCCTGTACTGAATGTGGGAAAAAGTTCAATTACAAGCGGCACTTGCTCAGCCACCAAAGACTCCACACAGGGGAGCCCCGAGAAAGACCACATGCTTGTACTGAATGTGGGAAAAAGTTCTTTCATAAACACCAATTGGGCAAGCATCAGAAGATTCACACGGGTGTGAGACCACACTCTTGTACTGAATGTGGGAAAAAATTCTATCACAAGCACCAGTTGGTTGGACACCAGAGAATGCACACAGGAGAAAAACTGTTTTCCTGTAGCTACTGTGGCTTAAAGTTCAACCACAAAGGGAATTACCAGACACACTATCGACTTCACACCGGAGAGAGACCCTTCTCCTGTACTGAATGTGGGAAGAGCTTCAACCGGAAAGCTGATCTCATCATTCATgacaggatgcaccggggagagaaACCATTCTCTTGCAGCGAATGTGGCAAAAACTTCTACGTGAATAAGGACCTTCGACAGCATCAGAAAATTCACACCAGTAAGAAAGTGTTTGAGTGCCCAGAATGTAAAAAGCCATGCACTTATAAAGTGAATCTAGGAAATAACGAGCGGGCCCTCATggaagaaaaaatgtttttatgtaCTGAATGTGGGAAGAGCTATAGTGGAAAAAAGCCCGGCCTTAAGTTCCACCGACGaagccacagtggagagaaaccAGTTATATGTAGTGAATGTGGAAAAACCTTTCTCTGTAGGAACTCCCTTATGAAGCACATGTTAATCCACACTGGGGAGAGACCATTCAAAtgtgggatatgtgggcagaccTTCATCCAGAAGCCAAATCTGGACAGGCACATGAGAATCCACACCGGGGACGGGCCATACATTTGTACAGTGTGTGGAGGTGGCTTCCTGAAGACCTATAACCTTGTCCGGCACCAGAGGATCCATGAAAGCCTGAAATCAATGTCTGATCTCTCTGGAGATATAGATCCAGCAGATGGTCGAAAGAAACGGAGAAGGAGACGCAAGGACCCAAATGGGCAGGTAATGAAAACCATCAGGAAGGATCATACGTACAGCCGGAAATATGTTGAACGTCGTCCACAGCCTCTTCTAATGCCTCAGCTCACACTGGAAGGGTTACAGGAAGAGATGTCGGTGCCCAGGGATGAAAGACTAATTATGGCTGGTAAGGATAGTGGTTGCACCCGCTGGATTGTTGCGTGA